The following coding sequences lie in one Zingiber officinale cultivar Zhangliang chromosome 2B, Zo_v1.1, whole genome shotgun sequence genomic window:
- the LOC122045826 gene encoding 60S ribosomal protein L26-1-like, translating into MKYNPRVSSSRRKCRKAHFSAPSSVRRILMSAPLSTDLRNKYNVRSVPVRKDDEVQVVRGSYKGREGKVVQVYRRKWVIHVERITREKVNGSTVNVGINPSKVVITKLKLDKDRKALLDRKASGRAADKSKGKFTVDEVAAGGAPSLQEID; encoded by the coding sequence ATGAAGTACAACCCGAGAGTGTCGAGCTCCCGCCGGAAGTGCCGGAAGGCGCACTTCTCGGCCCCCTCCAGCGTCCGGCGGATTCTCATGAGCGCGCCTCTCTCGACCGATCTAAGGAACAAGTACAACGTGAGGTCCGTCCCGGTGCGCAAGGACGATGAGGTCCAGGTGGTCCGTGGCAGTTACAAGGGCCGCGAGGGCAAGGTCGTGCAGGTCTACCGCCGGAAGTGGGTGATCCACGTCGAGCGCATCACCCGCGAGAAGGTCAACGGCTCCACCGTTAACGTCGGCATCAACCCCTCCAAGGTGGTCATCACGAAGCTCAAGCTCGACAAGGATCGCAAGGCCCTCCTCGATCGCAAGGCCAGCGGCCGCGCCGCCGACAAGTCCAAGGGCAAGTTCACGGTGGACGAAGTCGCCGCTGGCGGAGCTCCTTCTCTCCAGGAGATTGACTGA